Proteins from a single region of Dictyostelium discoideum AX4 chromosome 5 chromosome, whole genome shotgun sequence:
- the vilA gene encoding hypothetical protein — protein sequence MEYKSIEKSIVRESKVRNVFSKVCKKELFYTNLKVNSASEELLKSSKSLFAYPSSIGGGSCLSITKLSNHGKVPDTPFCIKGHTDPISCFEFSNFNDYVIATGSRDCTIKIWEVPEEGLIKDNLVTPLITLPKQQKRVTGVYFHPSVDSLFMSSTLDYTLDIWDLSSTGEQSSVIQKLTGHEDLIMSVGWNTWSGGDKLATSSRDKKMRLYDPRSQSTPIQTISTHEGAQGFKLCWADSNGLELICTVGANKSAQRQLYLWDPRQLQSSQPLVSKDVTTDSSILSPYYDFGTNMVYLGGKGDGIYYYEIEKNNAHHIGKATFGNVTQSAITLLPKSVVDVNICEIDRFLRLTAANSVEMVSFMCPRKSQLFQEDIFPPCPSGDPTTDCSLWFADKQLKVIPHTISMKPDGVQSIYEVSEEEGGKSKEKDKLEQLSKLSIGNSGSGGGGGDGDGNGGDSPFITEGIVKQEIEGWLFNSYENRYLKIVKDKIYCFLNEDSAQAIWDSPVLNIKYVDIYDEDENTSGEEWSLRFNIILLNGKEHRMECSTVKQRDAWCQSINAYREMKQQVDQSVVSPTMGEFHLVNTTPVAPSPMVISENKNALQKFSVPSPKEQQQQQQQGSESPNSTTPKSSTPTQTRHHSVLSRNPSYTSLKSSGGFSKPSPSSSTSTPPSTFASPLSIAQTSSTTTTTTTTTTTTSSSSTPPPLRANNSTSSTPLNSSTGIKQSDIVIEGNLTELIPGLLWNSNTEKWYVVSEGMLYSYKNKSLKQLDPLETIHLEKAISAHKTKEIFTIQGFSFQLSTPNRIIHLLAKTKEERGSWLSVLRQNLKSSGETKPKSVLTRASTMDELISSPMSDDESNTNEGGVEEEEEEQPLEGQLSRKLPGIFSMWGQCFVALLAEDLFVSRNKLSTTPELRIQLSSISLIKKISPNEFTLYDSMNQVVCNFRTIAPTAEFDDCTRWIDGLEAARKRSIDIIKMFGINEKEVLSPLPSSSSIPSSGSNGNLLDPSADDLTRYLDLTAIKNGKQKILIQVKGKRKIRVRMVKLSTSSLNCHNSFILDAGPRIFVWAGSKTSRVNKAKALDFANRIRTKERGGKSTLIQLDQGRDEQSFDFWEILGGNSSDPIATTPTPEEQDTESIKTTIYRVGLDVKKNSLRARLAWEGTDWKLPNKEILNTKFVYVVDCVTEIFVWVGKESSSIQRKMATKVALVLQAQKDRVDWTKITRLTEFGENNLFKEKFANYPGMLPISTTRQEIKSHVATSKVEHKIETLASRMTTPFIDNEALFTIPIDEGGRVKVWKIEDYEKIDHPQHLYSQFFSSDSYIVLYTYMQNNKEAHVIYYYLGRDSSINEKGTSAYLTVDLNESLVGACVQTRVVANKECKNFLNLFKTKMVIHKGKYNNYDPKKPSLYQVKGLDKIDIRAVQVEFSSSMLNTLHVSILRTPEKIYIWHGKFSLDAEQNSALSIAENFNSTSAPIEILKEGSESNEFWSAFESTGGRQKYFNDIMIQSSSIPTSFTYKPRFFVCSNASGIVEVTEESPFSQDDLDIGSVCILDVQSHIYLWIGSRATHRTKRASMEVVLNFIETSKLGHSKEHTKVLIATPFEEPIGFKSYFRAWCTSKYPKNKLPLVEKDGIPVEQVLKDYLKEIYTYEELLADPLPAGVDSTKLDTYLNDEDFEKVFKMTRTEWLKIPAWKREGIKKELFLF from the exons ATGGAATATAAAAgtattgaaaaatcaattgtaAGGGAATCAAAAGTAAGAAATGTATTTAGCAAAGTttgtaaaaaagaattattttatacaaatttaaaagttaatTCAGCATCTGAAGaacttttaaaatcttcaaaaagtttatttgCTTATCCTTCTTCAATTGGTG gtGGATCATGTTtatcaattacaaaattaaGTAATCATGGTAAAGTACCAGATACACCATTTTGTATTAAAGGACATACAGATCCAATATCATGTTTTGAATTtagtaattttaatgattatgTTATTGCAACTGGTAGTAGAGATTGTACGATAAAGATATGGGAAGTGCCAGAGGAAGGATTGATAAAGGATAATTTAGTGACACCATTGATTACATTaccaaaacaacaaaaaagaGTTACAGGTGTTTATTTTCATCCATCAGTGGATTCATTATTTATGTCATCAACATTGGATTATACATTGGATATTTGGGATTTATCAAGCACAGGTGAACAATCATCAGtgattcaaaaattaacagGACATGAAGATTTGATTATGTCTGTCGGTTGGAATACTTGGAGTGGTGGTGACAAGTTGGCAACCTCATCAAGGGATAAGAAAATGAGATTATACGATCCAAGAAGTCAATCAACACCAATTCAAACTATATCAACTCACGAAGGTGCACAAGGATTTAAATTATGTTGGGCTGATTCAAATGGTTTAGAATTGATTTGTACTGTTGGCGCAAATAAAAGTGCACAACGTCAATTATATCTTTGGGATCCACGTCAATTACAATCTTCACAACCATTGGTTTCAAAAGATGTTACAACCGATTCTTCAATCCTATCACCTTATTATGATTTCGGTACCAATATGGTTTATTTAGGCGGTAAAGGTGATGGTATCTATTattatgaaattgaaaagaataaCGCTCATCATATTGGTAAAGCAACATTTGGTAATGTCACTCAAAGTGCTATCACCCTATTACCAAAGAGTGTTGTCGATGTTAACATTTGTGAAATCGATAGATTCTTACGTTTAACTGCTGCAAATTCTGTTGAAATGGTTTCATTTATGTGTCCAAGAAAATCACAACTTTTCCAAGAAGATATTTTCCCTCCTTGCCCATCTGGTGATCCAACTACAGATTGCTCACTTTGGTTCGCtgataaacaattaaaagttaTTCCACACACAATCTCAATGAAACCAGATGGAGTTCAATCAATTTATGAAGTATCAGAAGAAGAAGGTGGTAAaagtaaagaaaaagataaattagaacaattatcaaaactttcaattggtaatagtggtagtggtggtggtggtggcgatggtgatggtaatgGCGGTGATTCACCATTCATTACTGAAGGTATTGTTAAACAAGAAATTGAAGGTTGGTTATTTAATTCTTATGAGAATAGATATTTAAAGATtgtaaaagataaaatttattgtttCTTAAATGAAGATTCTGCTCAAGCAATTTGGGATTCACCAGtcttaaatataaaatatgtTGACAtttatgatgaagatgaaaatacCTCTGGTGAGGAATGGTCTTTACGTTTCAATATTATACTTTTAAATGGAAAAGAACATAGAATGGAATGTTCAACTGTTAAACAAAGAGATGCTTGGTGTCAATCAATTAATGCTTATAGAGAAATGAAACAACAAGTTGATCAATCTGTTGTTTCACCAACAATGGGTGAATTTCATTTAGTTAATACAACACCTGTTGCACCATCACCAATGGTTATatctgaaaataaaaatgcaTTACAAAAATTCTCTGTACCATCACcaaaagaacaacaacaacaacaacaacaaggtAGCGAAtcaccaaattcaacaacaccaaaatcatcaacaccaactcAAACTAGACATCATAGTGTATTATCAAGAAATCCATCATATACATCATTGAAAAGTTCAGGTGGATTTTCaaaaccatcaccatcatcatcaacatcgacaccaccatcaacatttgcatcaccattatcaattgCTCAAACTTCAtcaaccaccactaccactactaccaccaccaccactacatcttcttcttcaacaccaccaccattaagAGCAAACaattcaacatcatcaactcCATTAAATTCAAGTACAGGTATTAAACAAAGTGATATTGTAATTGAAGGTAATTTAACAGAATTAATACCAGGTTTATTATGGAATTCAAATACAGAGAAATGGTATGTAGTTTCAGAGGGTATGCTTTATTCATACAAGAATAAATCATTGAAACAATTGGATCCATTAGAGACTATTCATTTGGAGAAAGCAATCTCTGCACATAAAACCAAAGAAATTTTCACAATTCAAGGTTTTAGTTTCCAATTGTCAACACCAAATCGTATCATTCATTTATTAGCAAAAACCAAAGAAGAACGTGGATCATGGTTATCAGTATTACGTCAAAATCTAAAGAGTTCAGGTGAAACTAAACCAAAATCAGTATTAACAAGAGCTTCAACAATGGATGAATTAATTAGTTCACCAATGAGTGATGACGAATCAAATACCAATGAAGGGGGTgttgaagaagaggaagaagagcAACCATTGGAAGGTCAATTATCAAGAAAATTACCTGGTATCTTTTCAATGTGGGGTCAATGTTTTGTTGCCTTATTAGCAGAGGATTTATTTGTATCACGTAATAAACTATCAACAACACCAGAGCTCAGAATCCAATtatcttcaatttcattaattaaaaagatttcaCCAAATGAATTCACTCTATATGATTCAATGAATCAAGTAGTTTGTAATTTCCGTACAATCGCACCAACAGCAGAATTTGATGATTGTACTCGTTGGATCGATGGTTTGGAAGCTGCAAGAAAACGTTCAATTGATATCATTAAAATGTTCGGTATCAATGAAAAAGAAGTACTCtcaccattaccatcatcatcatcaattccATCATCTGgtagtaatggtaatttattGGATCCATCAGCTGATGATTTAACACGTTATTTGGATTTAACAgcaattaaaaatggtaaacaaaagattttaattcaaGTTAAAGGTAAAAGAAAGATTAGAGTTAGAATGgttaaattatcaacatcatcattgaATTGTCATAActcttttattttagatGCTGGTCCAAGAATTTTCGTCTGGGCAGGTTCAAAAACAAGTCGTGTCAATAAAGCAAAGGCATTAGATTTTGCAAATAGAATTCGTACAAAAGAAAGAGGTGGTAAATCAACACTAATTCAATTGGATCAAGGTCGTGATGAacaatcatttgatttttggGAAATTTTAGGTGGTAATAGTTCCGATCCAATCGCAACAACTCCAACTCCAGAGGAACAAGATactgaatcaattaaaactacAATTTATCGTGTTGGTTTAGATGttaaaaagaattcattACGTGCTCGTTTAGCTTGGGAAGGTACTGATTGgaaattaccaaataaagaaattctCAATACTAAATTTGTATATGTTGTTGATTGTGTCACTGAAATCTTTGTTTGGGTTGGTaaagaatcatcatcaattcaAAGAAAAATGGCAACTAAAGTTGCATTGGTATTACAAGCTCAAAAAGATCGTGTAGATTGGACAAAGATAACAAGATTAACCGAATTTGGTGAAAATAATCTCTTCAAAGAGAAATTTGCAAATTATCCAGGTATGTTGCCAATTTCAACCACTCGTCAAGAGATTAAAAGTCATGTTGCAACCTCAAAGGTTGAGCATAAAATTGAAACATTGGCATCACGTATGACAACTCCATTCATTGATAATGAAGCCTTATTCACAATACCAATTGATGAAGGTGGTCGTGTTAAAGTTTGGAAAATTGAAGACTATGAAAAGATTGATCATCCACAACATTTATATTCTCAATTCTTTTCATCAGATAGTTATATCGTTCTCTATACCTATATGCAAAATAATAAGGAAGCTCATgttatctattattatttaggtAGAGATTCTTCAATCAATGAAAAAGGTACTTCCGCTTATTTAACAGTTGATCTCAATGAATCATTGGTTGGTGCTTGTGTTCAAACTAGAGTAGTTGCAAATAAAGAAtgtaaaaactttttaaatcttttcaaaaccaaaatGGTAATTCATAAAGGTAAATACAATAACTATGATCCAAAGAAACCATCACTCTATCAAGTTAAAGGTTTagataaaattgatattcGTGCCGTTCAAGTAGAATTCTCAAGCTCAATGTTAAATACTTTACATGTTTCAATCTTGCGTACTCCTGAAAAGATTTACATTTGGCATGGTAAATTCTCATTGGATGCTGAACAAAACTCTGCTCTCTCAATCGCAGAGAATTTCAATTCCACTTCAGCTCCAATCGAAATCTTAAAAGAAGGTAGTGAATCCAATGAATTTTGGTCAGCTTTTGAAAGTACAGGTGGTAGACAAAAATACTTTAATGATATTATGATTCAAAGTAGTTCAATTCCAACCTCATTCACTTATAAACCACGTTTCTTTGTTTGTAGTAATGCATCGGGTATCGTTGAAGTTACAGAGGAATCACCATTCTCTCAAGATGATCTAGATATTGGATCCGTTTGTATATTGGATGTACAAAGTCATATTTACCTTTGGATTGGTAGTCGTGCAACTCATCGTACTAAACGTGCCTCTATGGAAGTTGTATTAAACTTTATTGAAACTTCAAAATTGGGTCATTCAAAAGAGCACACTAAAGTACTAATTGCAACTCCATTCGAAGAACCAATTGGTTTCAAAAGTTATTTCCGTGCTTGGTGTACCTCTAAATATCCAAAGAATAAATTACCTTTGGTTGAAAAAGATGGTATCCCAGTTGAACAAGTACTTAAAGATTATCTCAAAGAAATCTATACCTATGAAGAGTTATTGGCCGATCCATTACCTGCTGGCGTTGACTCTACTAAATTGGATACTTATCTCAATGATgaagattttgaaaaagttttCAAAATGACTAGAACTGAATGGTTAAAGATTCCAGCTTGGAAGAGAGAaggtattaaaaaagaattattcttattttaa
- the bysl gene encoding hypothetical protein encodes MGKDVKKVHKLRHDPLSKQIEESESAYQKPHKRVGKLRKKKAEMENDTGIDETESVIPSALSKKILDQIREQAIEVEVEDRKKEKQEKLLTFEQERIQSKLLSFNDFIDDDDDDEDADQDDNKRRSNGNDFDENDGFEQFSDTESQFGVGGEVEIDEEDERVLSMFMGGGGGDGQEQQFQTRFTLGDIIESKLKEHESRQVSSENAINPKVIDVYTKVGKLLETYTSGKIPRAFRILPNFTNWEDLLYLTRPDKWTPHSIRVATKLFCMSTNSKITQRFLSIVVLPRVRDNIAEYKKLNYHLYMALKKSLYRPAAFYKAILLPLAESGDCTLLEAKIIGSVVCKVSIPVLHSSVALMKLSQLTRYNGATSMFIRMLCDKKYALPYRVIDGLVDHFVMFDEEVRELPVLWHRALLSFVQRYKTDITKDQKEKLKIILRKHNHHIITAEIRRELFFSNSRGGVAPSNFTDDTSSMME; translated from the exons atgggtAAAGATGTAAAAAAAGTTCATAAATTAAGACATGATCCATTAAGTAAACAAATTGAAGAATCAGAAAGTGCATATCAAAAACCACATAAAAGAGTTGGTAAATTAAGAAAGAAGAAAGCCGAAATGGAGAACGATACTGGTATTGATGAAACTGAATCGGTTATTCCATCAGCCTTATCTAAAAAGATTTTAGATCAAATTAGAGAACAAGCAAttgaagttgaagttgaagatagaaaaaaagagaaacaagagaaattattaacttttgAACAAGAGAGAATTCAATCTAAACTTTTATCATTCAACGATTTCatcgatgatgatgatgacgatgaagaTGCTGAtcaagatgataataaaagacgttcaaatggtaatgatttcgatgaaaatgatggttTTGAACAATTCTCTGATACTGAAAGTCaatttggtgttggtggtgaaGTTGAAAtcgatgaagaagatgaaagAGTACTTTCAATGTTTAtgggtggtggtggtggtgatggccaagaacaacaatttcaaactCGTTTCACTCTTGGTGATATCAttgaatcaaaattaaaagaacatGAATCAAGACAAGTATCTTCTGAAAATGCTATTAATCCAAAAGTTATTGATGTTTATACAAA agttggtaaattattagaaaCTTATACATCAGGTAAAATACCAAGAGCATTTAGaattttaccaaattttacaaattgggaagatttattatatttaacaCGTCCAGATAAATGGACACCACATTCAATTAGAGTTGcaactaaattattttgtatGAGTACAAATTCAAAGATTACTCAAagatttttatcaattgttgTTTTACCAAGAGTTAGAGATAATATTGCAGAAtataagaaattaaattatcatctcTATATGGcattaaagaaatcattgTATAGACCAGCCGCTTTTTATAAGGCAATTTTATTACCATTGGCAGAGAGTGGTGATTGTACATTGTTGGAAGCTAAAATCATTGGTAGTGTTGTTTGTAAAGTTTCAATTCCAGTATTACATTCATCGGTTGCCTTAATGAAGTTATCTCAATTAACTCGTTACAATGGTGCCACAAGTATGTTCATTCGTATGTTGTGTGATAAAAAATACGCTCTTCCATATCGTGTAATCGATGGTTTGGTCGATCATTTCGTTATGTTTGATGAAGAAGTTCGTGAATTACCTGTACTATGGCATCGTGCTCTCTTATCCTTTGTTCAACGTTATAAAACTGATATTACAAAAgatcaaaaagaaaaacttaAAATCATCCTTAGAAAACATAATCATCATATAATAACCGCTGAAATTCGTCGTGAACttttcttttcaaattcaagAGGTGGTGTTGCTCCTTCAAATTTCACTGATGATACTTCAAGTATgatggaataa